The Setaria viridis chromosome 6, Setaria_viridis_v4.0, whole genome shotgun sequence genome contains a region encoding:
- the LOC117861514 gene encoding aluminum-activated malate transporter 1, translating to MPAMKVDQAMTPSGYLEFLVRCSEGVLSVLGKVWGALAGLGKKLAKMATDDPRQVVHSFKVGLALTLVSVLYYVRPIFNKWGLSTLWAVLTVAVVMEYTVGETLVKGLNRAAGTLIAGFIAVGAHKVANLGGRKGEPIILATFVFLIATAATFTRFIPAVKARYDHGVTIFILTFSLVAVSSYRVQELLRLAYQRSSTTFVGVATCFFTTMFVCPIWAGEELHNLTADNLDKLAEFPEGLKSECFGENAPGEDLESKPFLRVYDSVLDCKATEDSLAIFAKWEPGHGNFYFRYPWDQYQNIGADARQCASSMQALASHIVTLTKAKYPETNLELCPKVRTACGEMCLHSAKALRALSAAIRATTVPSPAMTTHMTDAAIRAAEGLKAELSHVPVIASLLSEVVSQIKKITESVGNLAQVAGFKSPDGNDRKDVVINVDSGEAAARHAYHQQ from the exons ATGCCTGCCATGAAGGTTGACCAGGCGATGACGCCCAGCGGCTACCTCGAGTTTCTGGTGAGGTGCTCGGAGGGGGTCCTCTCGGTGCTGGGCAAGGTCTGGGGAGCCCTCGCCGGGCTCGGCAAGAAGCTGGCCAAGATGGCGACGGACGATCCCCGGCAGGTGGTGCACTCGTTCAAGGTCGGGCTGGCGCTCACGCTGGTGTCCGTGCTCTACTACGTCCGCCCCATCTTCAACAAATGGGGGCTCTCCACCCTCTGGGCCGtgctcaccgtcgccgtcgtcatGGAGTACACCGTCG GTGAGACGCTGGTCAAAGGCCTGAACAGGGCGGCGGGGACGCTGATCGCCGGGTTCATCGCCGTCGGGGCTCACAAGGTGGCCAACCTGGGAGGCAGAAAAGGGGAGCCCATCATACTCGCAACCTTCGTCTTCCTAATAG cgacggcggcgacgttcACTCGGTTCATCCCGGCGGTGAAGGCGCGCTACGACCACGGTGTGACCATCTTCATCCTGACCTTCAGCCTGGTGGCGGTGTCGAGCTACCGGGTGCAggagctcctccgcctcgcGTACCAGcgctcctccaccaccttcGTCGGCGTCGCCACCTGCTTCTTCACCACCATGTTCGTCTGCCCGATCTGGGCCGGTGAGGAACTCCACAACCTCACTGCCGACAACCTCGACAAGCTCGCCGAGTTCCCTGAGG GACTGAAGTCGGAATGCTTCGGGGAGAACGCTCCCGGCGAGGATTTGGAAAGCAAACCGTTCCTCCGAGTGTACGATAGCGTCCTCGACTGCAAGGCCACCGAGGACTCTTTG GCAATTTTTGCCAAGTGGGAGCCAGGTCATGGCAACTTCTACTTCCGGTACCCATGGGACCAATACCAGAACATCGGCGCCGATGCTCGCCAGTGCGCTTCATCAATGCAGGCTCTTGCTTCCCACATCGTCACACTCACAAAAGCTAAG TATCCTGAAACGAATTTGGAGCTATGCCCGAAGGTTCGAACAGCATGCGGTGAGATGTGCTTGCACTCGGCCAAGGCGCTCCGGGCGCTCTCAGCGGCGATTCGGGCGACGACTGTGCCATCCCCAGCCATGACTACTCACATGACTGATGCAGCGATCAGAGCGGCGGAAGGCCTCAAGGCCGAATTGTCGCATGTTCCTGTCATTGCATCTCTCCTCTCAGAAGTGGTTTCTCAGATAAAGAAGATCACAGAATCCGTTGGTAACCTAGCGCAAGTTGCCGGCTTCAAAAGCCCTGATGGGAATGATCGGAAGGATGTGGTTATCAATGTAGATAGTGGAGAGGCAGCGGCAAGAC atgcctaCCATCAACAGTAA
- the LOC117859755 gene encoding uncharacterized acetyltransferase At3g50280 gives MEGGATGGHLVRVVSRRTVRPLTTVKVNGCHPLKDEEVEVIHLTPLDLRLIRTDYIQKGILLPNPPLSGDVLADALESSFALALRRFYPFAGRLASDERGDGTVTVSLRCTGEDAEFVHATAPGVAAADIVSSVHTPPVVSEFHSFDPVLGPDAAAIEDLPLLSVQVTELADGVFVGVTLNHAVADGTAFWHFLNTWSEIHRRGGGGGGDGDLSTPPPLLRRWLVETWPVPIPLPFPKLEHIVRPQFDGTTVQECFLTFSTESVEKLTVRANDEIAGTAAAISSLQAVLAHLWRAVCRARRLPPEQRTSYSVVVGCRGRVNGMPPGYVGNAMVFGKAEATAGEIEANGLGWTAWLLNRAEASFDEGDVRKSMERWARQPEFIFMTDLSSAGSALATGSSPWLDVFGNDFGWGRPVAVRSGAGNKADGKAAVYEGPEPGGSMSLELCVAPDALERLVADGEFMDAVSLPA, from the coding sequence ATGGAgggcggcgccaccggcggccACCTCGTCCGGGTCGTCTCCCGGCGCACGGTGCGCCCGTTGACGACGGTGAAAGTGAACGGCTGCCATCCGCTGAAAGACGAGGAGGTCGAGGTGATCCACCTGACGCCGCTGGACCTACGCCTGATCCGCACCGACTACATCCAGAAGGGCATCCTCCTGCCCAACCCTCCGCTCTCCGGCGACGTCCTCGCCGACGCCCTCGAGTCCTCGTTCGCGCTCGCCCTGCGGCGGTTCTACCCGTTCGCCGGCCGGCTCGCCTCcgacgagcgcggcgacggGACCGTGACGGTGTCCCTGCGGTGCACCGGTGAGGACGCCGAGTTCGTGCACGCCACGGCGCctggtgtcgccgccgccgacatcgTCTCCTCGGTCCACACGCCACCGGTGGTCTCGGAGTTCCATTCGTTCGACCCGGTCCTcggccccgacgccgccgccatcgagGACCTCCCCTTGCTGTCCGTGCAGGTCACTGAACTCGCCGACGGCGTATTCGTCGGCGTGACCTTGaaccacgccgtcgccgacggcaCCGCGTTCTGGCACTTCCTCAACACATGGTCGGAGATCcaccgacgcggcggcggcggtggcggcgacggcgacctgtccacgccgccgccgctgctccggcggtggcTCGTCGAGACCTGGCCCGTGCCGATCCCTTTGCCGTTCCCCAAGCTGGAACACATCGTGCGGCCGCAGTTCGATGGAACGACGGTGCAGGAATGCTTCCTCACCTTCTCCACCGAGAGCGTCGAGAAGCTTACGGTGCGGGCGAACGACGAGATCGCCGGgacggccgccgccatctcctcgcTCCAGGCGGTCCTGGCGCACCTCTGGCGCGCCGTGTgccgcgcccgtcgcctcccgccggAGCAGCGCACGTCCTACTCCGTCGTCGTCGGATGCCGGGGCCGCGTCAACGGCATGCCGCCGGGCTACGTCGGCAACGCCATGGTGTTCGGCAAGGCGGAGGCCACCGCCGGCGAGATCGAGGCCAACGGGCTCGGCTGGACGGCGTGGCTGCTGAACCGCGCCGAGGCCTCGTTCGACGAGGGGGATGTGAGGAAGTCGATGGAGCGGTGGGCCCGGCAGCCGGAGTTCATATTCATGACCGACCTGTCCTCCGCCGGCTCGGCGCTGGCGACCGGGAGCTCGCCGTGGCTCGACGTGTTCGGGAATGACTTCGGATGGGGGAGGCCGGTGGCCGTCCGGAGTGGCGCGGGGAACAAGGCCGACGGCAAGGCGGCGGTGTACGAGGGGCCGGAGCCGGGAGGGAGCATGTCGCTGGAGTTGTGCGTCGCGCCGGACGCGCTCGAGAGGCTCGTCGCCGACGGGGAGTTCATGGACGCGGTTAGCTTGCCGGCGTGA